The sequence AGCGCGCGCTTGCCGAGCAAGAAATCCTGGCAACGGCTAACCATCCTTTCATCGTTACCTTGTATCACTCCTTCCAGTCTGAAGATTATTTGTATTTCTGCATGGAGGTCAGTTTACGAGCAATTTCTGACGACTGTCGTTACTGACGTGGTTTTTAGTATTGCGCCGGTGGCGAGTTTTTCCGTGCATTGCAAACCCGCCCCGGAAAGTGCTTGTCAGAGGACGATGCTAGGTTTTACGCCGCCGAGGTGACGGCCGCGCTGGAatacctccacctgatgggTTTTATTTATCGTGATCTTAAACCCGAAAGTGTGTATTCACGTGCATCTGCTCCACGTCAATTATTGACTCGATCCTGTCCAGATATCCTGTTGCATCAGTCGGGTCACATCATGCTTTCCGAttttgacttggccaagcaGGCTGGGTCCCTGGGTGGGGAGGCTCCGGCCATTGCACATCTTGAACCCAATGGCGTACGTCCCACGCGCGGAAAATGCCGCTGCTCCAATCCAATAATGCTGACATGTTTTTTGAATAGGTTCCGCTTGTTGATACGAAAACGTGTACAGCCAACATAAGGACCAACTCGTTTGTAGGAACAGAAGGTGTGTAACACTCTAATTGCATCTATGGAGCCCCAGCTGATCTCGTGATTTAGAGTATATTGCACCAGAGGTTATCGAAAACAGCGGTCACACCTCGGCTGTCGACTGGTGGACGCTCGGGATCTTAATCTACGAGATGATTGTGAGTCTCTTCCCAATAGGGCCGACTCTGTACTCATTCCGTAACAAACAGTGCGCCACAACGCCTTTCAAGGGCTCGAACAGAAATGCCACTTTCCAAAACGTAATGAAGTTGCCCGTTCAATACCCTGAGTCTGTCAAGATATCACCGTGAGCTTGCGCGCTATAACCTTGATATATCCCGCTTATTAAACCTTACCTGTTTCACAGACAAGGCAGGGATATCATCGTTAGGCTCTTGGACAAGAGCGAGCTCACCCGACTGGGTAGCCAAAGTGGCGCGAGTGAGGTCAAACAACACAAGTGGTTTGCAAAACTCAACTGGGGATTGCTGCGCAACCAACGACCGCCGGTGAGTCCAAGTCCGCTCGGTTGACAAACCTTTTTTTTCTAACAATGGGGGGGATCTTGTAGATCCAGCCTGCGGTAGCAAAAGGTATCGACGCGGTCAATTTCCGGAATATGAAAGAGTCGTCCTCTCTTGATTTGGATGGATCGAAGCGTGCTGCGACTGCACCCGGAACGCCGGTGCCCACTACACCAGCCTTGTTCACTAATGAGGATGGAATGGAGCCTGCGCCGACCAATCCTATGGATGACCTCTTTGTTGGATTCTCAAGCGTCACCCTTCACTATGACGGCGAGAACTAAAAGCTGGAACTCTTTTTCATATACATTTGGCATATTTTGACAATCTTTCTCACTCGAGACGCTGTGCTggtctttttctttcttgctttttttttttttttgttatcTAACACCCACTCTCACTCTCACTTGGTGGTACTTCTGTGTTGCTTACGGTACATATTCGTATTGTCTTGCTTGCCTGCTTGGTTGCTTGCTTTGTCGttctctctctttttttCCCTTATAACATTTGGCAATATTACATTCATGTGAAGTACATACCATACCCATCGACTCTCGCTACTCTATCACATACACATGTTTTACGATCTTCCTCGAGCCGCAACTCACCCCGTGTGAATTCTGTGAGAACCTGGGAGTCATGGGCCCCTTTGCCACCGAACCAAACCCTGGTTCAGCGATAGAACGTATACCTGGTACGCATATGACATAGTATACATGTATGCGGATGTCCAGTACGCAACTTGGACGATCTATGGCTGTGAACCCGCATGCTGTTCGGGGTTTTGGACTAGTCTGGAAATACCACAACGTCCCTCGGAAAAAACCGTGACTATTGGAGGGAGGAGGGGGTTCGAGTAATCCTATCTGCGTCACCAACTTGGATGAGTACTGGAGCGATCGGTGCTGCGCCCATCTCGCTTATTGCAAACGGATCTTCGAACCGTTGGGTGTCTCTCCAAGTACACCGAATCATGTGTTAAACCACCATATATGCCGGCTTCACTTGGTGTAAAAGTGCGTCATTGGCTTTTTTTTCGTGCGTCTACCCCGATTCAAGTTGCTGTTAACGTTACTGCGCTCTTTCGCCATCCCACATTAGATCGTGACCTTGTATTGGATGAACAGAGGAATAGGATGCTACATCTTATTCAAACCATACAAATTAATTCTTGATTCAACACCCTTCGTGGTACATACCACGTTATACATCGGGCACCTCGAGGCTCAAAATGGGCGCCCTGTCTGTTTTGCTAATCGCACACACTCGCAATAGAATACGGGCCGTTCCGAGGGGAGAAGATCCCCGTTCATAAACCCAATTACTGATCTGGTGCTGTCGCTTTATAATAGGAACAGCTCTTCATTCAGAAGAAATATGAGACTATAGTGACATCATCAAACTTGTCCAGGCCTAGGAAACCGCCCTGGGAAGGGATGCCACTGAGGCCATTCTAGTCCCCCCACGCTTGTTCGACACTTTAACGATTCCTTGGTGACTACGCTGAAGTCTTTATCGTACTTGACTATGTGTTTACCCTTGTAATCGTTTTCGCACTTGTCACGCCCCATAAACAATTGGAACGGTTCGATCCGGATTTCGGATTTCAATTCGGGTAGACTTGTCCATTATTGCAGTGGCTCGGAGGGATATGTGCAGGAAGATCAGAGTGCGCATCACATATCTCACCTTTTACTCTGCTGTATGTATGTGTTATAGACTTGGCGATATTACTTTGACTGTATGAGTAAAGTAGACCATGTTAATAATGTATAAATTAGATATACAAATGCAAGAAGGCTAAACAGCTTTGTTACCAAGTGTGGACCCTCTCTAATTGAATCCAGACCTTACAACCTCTTATTTTGGCAAAGCAACATGCGTATAGTGTATAAATCGGGAGATCTACGGCGTGGGTGGGATGTACTCCAAGTTTGGACTAGTGCAGAATAGATGAAACATTTCTAAAATGATTATAGTCGAATTTGGTAAATGAGTTATCCATCAAGAGTGCGCTTATGATGAATCTCGAGCCTATTCCAACAGGTAATCCACCGATCTCATAAATAATTCATTGGCTCATTGGCTAATACTGAACGCCCCATAAGAATCAATAAATGCGCCCATGGATTGCTAATTGATCATGAAGCGCCCAGGAGGCGCGTTCCGTATAAACGAGGCGCAAGCTACAGCTTTGCTTGGCCTGCTACCTCCGTACAACTGGGTGTAGTTTGTAAATGCTACAGCCGCACTTACCATTGTCAAATGAGTATCAATTTTACGCTCCATAATGATTTTAGAACAACAATTCGTACCTCTGATATCGGTTTACTCGCGTCCTTTTCGAACTCTACATATTTATCGTTATAGCCAACAAACACTTTTGCTTGGATTTGCATCATGGCAAACTTTGTAGATCAGATCCCGAATCACGATCACGAAAATATCATGATCCAAAAAATCACCATTCCATCCTACCTATGTTTTGACATCGTACTCGAGCTGTAAACGTCGTAGCATCGCATCATCcctgtgtctactactgTATAGGGTACAGGAGTCAGGGTGCTTTTCCCTCAGCTACGAGCTTCTCTCAATTGAATGGAGACTATACAGATGCATATCGCGGTTTCACACCTGCGTATATGGGCACATGTATGCAAGGGTTTGGACATGCCTATTTGTTCACCTGTGCTAAAGCATACTAACGGGGCGATGCGTAGAAGGTGTGGTGCGTCTATGAGCGCTCCCAGACTTCCCACAGTCCGGTTAACTATCACGTTGAGCTGGCCGATTAGGACTTGAGGATGATCTGATGCTACTCAAAGCGCCTCGAGCAGCCCGGGGGTGAGGGATAGTATGCCTATGGCGTCAAGCCTACCGAGAACCTAGTATTGGCTCCGAACAAATACGAGACCGTGTGAATGCTCCAAATGATGCTTTACTAGGATAACGCGCACAATCGGTCGGGATGCTCCAGGCTGGTTGCCGTAACGCAGAGCAAGTTTCTTCCTGTCAGTGCTGTGTCAAATAATAGACTCAGCTTCGACTATCATATGTAATGCTTCGGTGAGCTGGCTTCGTTGCACCGATATGAGTATAGAGGGATAGTCCGGAAGCCGCACGTTACAGCTCTGCGATTAGGTTAGAAGGGGCACAATAGTGCTAGTATGATGCACGGATCAGCCCTGTGTCGATGATGGATTAGGTGAGGATGTAATGTGCAGAGGTATAGCCGACATGCGGCTGAGCAGAGGCCAGGTGATTGGGACAGGGTACACACAATCCAGACACCATCCGCGCTCCACTACCAACGCCCATGAGCAAACAGATTTGCGAACGGTCCACCAGTGTAATACGGGTCCGTAACCATTATAGCGATTACGCCGTCTCCGAGAGCACAAAACGTTGCGGTTGCATATGGACAGAAAACGAGGGTTCTAAAATTCTTGCGCCTGGATTCCATCCGGGGTGACACGCGAACACTCAAGGAATGTGCACTTCCCGCGTTCCATTGTCAGGAGCACTGTAGTGCTGCACAATGTTACAAAGCATAGTGGTCTCCTTTGGGCGATGCAATATCAGGTGTCTTGCTGTAAGGATTCGAAATACAGTAAACCTGAATCCCTCATTGATGCCCCACAGAAATTCACTTCGTACCGCGGCAAAAGTAGATATGTCGTTCCGCCGGCGATCGCTCGCGCATCGGCGTATTGTAAAAATAAGGATTGAGGACTTGATATGCAAGACGTCTCAGGCGAGCCGGTCGGGAGAATACTCGGAATGCGCTACTCGGCTGGAAGACGTAGTAGCCGCAGCACTCAGTCACCTGCCGACGCATAAAAACGAATTTTCTACCATATTTAGATATTCGCATGGCCATAATCCGCGCCCAAGAGCTTTCAGGTGACTGACCAGTCAGTCATGTGTCGGTAAAGCAGGCTGTATGCACCACCGAGCTGACAAAGGTTTCGCTGAGTCATCAACCGGGGTTCATAATCGAATTTCTTCCAGAAGACGTGTACGGTAGATCTACAGAACGGGTCAAATGGGCCTTATGGAGTTGTCGCACGCCTCGCTCTGACCTTATCTCCGTCAGCAAAACGTAGGACCATACGAGGGTTTTTAGCGACCCAGTCGCACAGGCTCAAGTGACGTGTTGGGAGCATGTATAAAATACTTACCGTACAGTAATCTCGACAAACGGGAATAGGAAGCAATGCCTCTGCCGAATGATTCGTCCCACGATCTCAACTGTGGCGGCCACGAGCGTGACTCTCGCATCAAGCCACAGCACCATACAAGGTCGATATTGGGAAGGTTGTAGCCTATCTATACACGCGGCCATCGATAATTCCGCTGGCTGCCTGTAGAAAGCTGAGATTTTCATGAATCATCGCATTCAAGCAGTGAAGAAGGTTTTCCATGGGGTTCACAATCGGAGCAGCAAACATGAATCAATTTTTCCATCAGTCAGCCCCCAAGTCAGTGGGCTTCCAGGGTGGCAGAGTTTATCCCAGTAAATGGCATGAAATGAGCGGTCTGGATCTCATATCGTTCATTCCCCCCTCCCCATTCCTGGATTGAATCGTATGTGAGAGCCATTCACGGCGTTGATGTAGGGCTATCAAATAGACTATGGCAATAAATATAGCTTTGACATCGCATGAGACCCGGTGTTAGTCGAGCACTAATAGTCAACCTGCACTGATTCGTCTTAACGCCCGGCGCTGAAAGCTCCGGACCAGTGACCATATTTGTTAACCAAGGGGTCTCGAGGACATAGGTGGACTATCGAGGTACTGGAAGTCGAATCCTGGAAGTCGTGATGATATGCAATGGAGTATTGTGTATCCCGAGCGGAAATGGGGACAGTGTTGATCTTTCGAACTAGGTTTGCCTTGATGAAATATGCAATATATGGTGTGTATAACGAGATGAAATGTAAACTAGTACGGAATTGAGGTGAGTAAATAAAGTGAGTGCACTTTTTTTGGTCTGTCGAAAGTTCCAAGAAGAAAATCACCGATCATGACGAGCGTCGCGAGGGATATCATCGTACGCGCGTTGGCATAACACGGTGAATAGCGGACCGGAATTTCGTTTTAGCGGAAGAGAGTGGCTTAACCCGCGGGCGCAAAGTGCATACAATCGCCTCGTGGTGATATGGGGTAGTGTGATAGATGGTACCGTTTGTTGTGATACAATTTTGCAATTGACTAGATTGGATTACTATAAGCATATCGCCCGCCTCAGAACTCAGCCTATGTACGGATGGTTGACAGGATGTTGGAGAAGTGAACGCCCGTCTACGTGTGACTATTTTATATTATTAGCAGCATTTGGGTGATGGACGCCAAGTTTTATTGTGATTGTTCGGGTGCCTCGAAGGAAGACGAACATTGCGATTGCTTGATTGACTTTCTGTGGCAATGGGGGTTCGCGAAGACGGGGGTCGGTGttcttgacttggccaagttaTACAGCGTCTAATTATGCACACTACGTTGTATAAAGCACGTAACGGGCACACGGGGTTGCATGCGCACCCACGGGGGGCCATCACTGGGGTGCATATGTGGACGGCAGTGCCATCGTTTTGGTTTCTTATCTCGGTTACTAGTGAAAGCAAAGGTGTATCCCGCCGAGGGAGTACGGGTTAAGGTGATATTATATTAGGTTTTGTACAGCTCGTCATCGATTAGGGTATTTACAAGCTGCCAGCACAGCACTCATGTGAACAAACTGTGTGTGGGTGATTCACAACACACTGATAAACAAAACGCCTCAATGATAGTATTGATAGTGTGAATATCAATCTTGGGCGATGAGGCCAGAGAGTAGAGTAGGAGAGAGTTTCTCCACCCAGAGAGTACACCCCATGGCAACTGGGAGTGAGCTATGCGGCGAAATAAGCTCATAATCACATAATCATGGGACAAATAGTGTAAAATTATCGATGGAACGCAACGGCTGGAAGGAAGCCCCCAGATCAAAGAAGTCAAAAGGGTTTCGCAAATCAGCGATTACACTCAAAATACTTAGGTATGATCCTATAGAATGCGCGATCAGGACTTGTGGAGGGCAGAGTAGGTTTTATATGAGGTGTGTATGCAACTCCAGCTATGACTAGCTTGGGCAGCAGGAAGATCGAGTGGACAATGCCGTAAGACTGGCCGTAATACTATAGAGCAGAAAAGTAGGGTGGCGATCCGCGGATTGAGAAGCATGACCCGAAGTAAGGGATCGGAAGCAAGAATGATTCTTCTCCGCCGACAAAACAGTGCGGACCCCGACTGCCACTTTTGGCTGAAGGGTAGCACGGTAGCCGGGGGACGATGGTCAGTCAGGGTTTGTTTGGTCTCCTCAGAGTTCCTATATTGACTTCTGGATCCACAAATCGTCTTCGTGTCCCCTGCTCGCGCCCCGCCAGTGCCCGCCAACCGACCTTGAACGATTCCAAGCACGTCACGTGCATGCTTGACATCTTGCCTCGCACAATGTCCAGCTACTCACCTACTCAACAGTCTCAGATCTACCCGCCTGCGCTGCCGCAGCAATCACAGCAGCCGCCTCACTCTCAATCGCCTGAAGAGCACGACGATGGGGATGCTACTCCTCCCAAGTCTGCTGATTCCCAGAAACTCGAGACAAAGCCCCAAGCAACATTCTTGACCAAACTCTACGCGTACGTTCGTTTCTTGTCCCCAACGTCATTTTTGCTTATTTTTTCTGCAACATAGGCTCCTCGAACGCCCCGAGTACCAGTCCATGATCAGATGGGATGCTGCTGGCGAACAGATCATTGTCGAACGTCCGGAGCAGCTTGCACTACATGTTCTACCCAGCATCTATCGCCAGTCGAGGTTTGCGAGCTTCTCCCGCCAGTTGAATGTGAGTTCCAACCTTGTTTATTATTTGTTTTTGTCAACTTACAACTCGTCGATACAGATTTACGGATTTATGCGCAAAGTCAACCTACGCAATGTTGATCCAGCCATTGACGATCCCGATGCGAGCACCTGGTGTATGTATACCTACCAGCCGGTCCCATCATAGTATTGACATGTGTATATTTGTAGCTCACCCGACGCTCAACCGAAACTCCCCTCCCGAGGTGGTTGCCAACTTCAAGCGACGAGTACCGCCTCGTCTGCCCAAGCCCAGGAAGCGGGACCAAATCGACATTTCCCGGGTCGGCCCTGGAAGTCTTGCTCCCGGCTTGACTGtgccgtcttccactcatccCATGTCATTGGGCATGGTACAAGGCAAGCCGCGAACGCGTGGTTTCTCCGCTCCATCTCTGCCATTTGGCTTTGCAGGCACCGCACATCTTCAACCTGCTGGTCAACCCCAGCCTTACTACAACGTAGCGCCTCCGCAAAAATGGGGTGGCTCCTATGGGACGAGCTTGCCCCCGCTCACCGTTCCCGGCGAGCACGGCTACGGTCCCAGTTACGGCCGTCACATGGATGATCCACACGCTCCCCACTATGGCCATTCCAGCCAATACCCACCACACCATTCCAGCCAGCAGTTACCTGTCCTACGTGACCCGGCCTTTCAGTACCCTGGGTACGGCACAGGTGCCCCAGGCAGCGGGGCGGACACTTCAAGCTGGTCTTTTCTCCCTCCCGCCTCCTCCCTCACCTCGAGCCACTCAGGTAGCCTTTCATCTCTCCTGAACCCGTCCGCAAACTCCGGATCGTATGCCCGTCCGCCGAGCTCCGGCGGATTTGCACATGGGTCTCCTGATAGTCGACCCAATACGGGATACAGTGTTGCGTCGTCCGTCTCTTCAATCGGTGGTGGTGGATATGATGGCGGTGAACAAAACCCTTTTGCGCTTCGCCCTACCACCGTCGGCGGACGCGACGAATCTGGACGGCCCCTCACTCCGACATCGGCCGGCGGCGTTCGCCCCGGCTCGAGTAAAGGGAATCCGCCTGGTGCGAGCTCCCTCAGCATACGCAATGGCCGGCCTAGGAGGCACAGCCAAGTGAGCCCGTATCCTAGCCCCTACAGCCCGTACGATTCCGAGGCTGGTTCTAGGCCGGGGACTGCTCCTGACGATCATCTGGGACCCCAGCGAAGTCGAAGCATGGCCGAGCCATATGGCTCCTTCCACAACGGTCCGGCTCCTGCAGAATTCGCCTACTCTGCATCTGGCGCGGGCGTTGACAATGGCGAGTGGATGGGACAACGTGGTGTTCGACCCAGCACATCGACATCGACCATGTCGGGTCATTCGCCAGCATCCAACTCGGCCCTCAACACACCACCGGGGATTGACGACAACGGTATCGCTACGACTCCACCGGCAAGCGGGCATGGCCCAACAGGCCCGTTCGGCGCATCAGAAGACATGTCGCGGTGTGAGTAATCGTCTACTTGTTTATTGTTGCCACTTTTTTTACGGTCTATGGGTCCCTTCGTCCTTTGCTTCGTCACTTCATTCACTTGGATCTCTTTCTGGGGGAAATACCGCTTTGCTCATGTCTAGCTCAATTCAGCTGACCTGCAGTTTTAAACAATCAGTCTCTTCCGATCTCAACTACTTTGGCATGACCGACGGAGGCAAGCCTCCGATCCACGCATAGATGACGGCCTACCTATGCGATGCCTCGGCACTATACCCCGGTCCCGCCTGGTCTCGCTTTGGTTCGGATATTGTTTTGTCCTTATGTGGTGTCTTTTGTCGACCTTGTCCCGTCCCCTGCCTAAAATTGTTGCCCTAGTGCAACGTCCGTTGTATCATGTTCAGTTACTTCTATACTTGTTAGCCTTTGATTCTGGATGGGACTGGGTGGTCTTTTCCACCGTTTTTGTTCTACACTTGACGATCAGTTTATTTGCATTGTCACCACCTTCAATGTGTCTATTTTTCCCCCATACCCCCCACAcacccttttttttttttactattCGTTGCAGCTTTCGATTTCGGGCCTTGTCGTTTCTATCTCCCTTTTGCTTTGCTCTTTATCAATTGTGCCAATACGTGTAAATTTGTGTCTACGTCAGTACCTACCGCTTTGCCTGATTCATCTTTTgattcttttctttttgcgTATGTTTCTAGTTCATCTCCAGTTCAAACGATCAAAATAGATGTGCATGCGTTATATTGTATAAAGTAAAAAGAATCAAGAGTGCCTTTTCGTACATAGTTTATCCATTTTAACAGTCCGCTTGCGTGAAAGACCCGTTAA comes from Rhizoctonia solani chromosome 4, complete sequence and encodes:
- a CDS encoding HSF-type DNA-binding domain protein, whose translation is MSSYSPTQQSQIYPPALPQQSQQPPHSQSPEEHDDGDATPPKSADSQKLETKPQATFLTKLYALLERPEYQSMIRWDAAGEQIIVERPEQLALHVLPSIYRQSRFASFSRQLNIYGFMRKVNLRNVDPAIDDPDASTWSHPTLNRNSPPEVVANFKRRVPPRLPKPRKRDQIDISRVGPGSLAPGLTVPSSTHPMSLGMVQGKPRTRGFSAPSLPFGFAGTAHLQPAGQPQPYYNVAPPQKWGGSYGTSLPPLTVPGEHGYGPSYGRHMDDPHAPHYGHSSQYPPHHSSQQLPVLRDPAFQYPGYGTGAPGSGADTSSWSFLPPASSLTSSHSGSLSSLLNPSANSGSYARPPSSGGFAHGSPDSRPNTGYSVASSVSSIGGGGYDGGEQNPFALRPTTVGGRDESGRPLTPTSAGGVRPGSSKGNPPGASSLSIRNGRPRRHSQVSPYPSPYSPYDSEAGSRPGTAPDDHLGPQRSRSMAEPYGSFHNGPAPAEFAYSASGAGVDNGEWMGQRGVRPSTSTSTMSGHSPASNSALNTPPGIDDNGIATTPPASGHGPTGPFGASEDMSRFSSDLNYFGMTDGGKPPIHA